The proteins below are encoded in one region of Paenibacillus albus:
- a CDS encoding zinc-dependent alcohol dehydrogenase, translating to MRTKAWYAKAPFQFELREDVLGEISEDEVLIQVKACGICGTDMTSVKSAATNWEAIGHEIAGVIVRKGARVDHVSIGSSVTLETSTFCRECDLCRDGRYDLCNKGPSFWGRNFSMGFSEYIVAPKEVVVPYEGLSFAVASLVEPLGVAMDLIETVDVRLGDDVLVLGLGPIGLMALRLAKLRGARKIYAAARSHSVKRIETALAFGADEIIYTDKTPLESLPFDRGGVDRILVSAPPVVIPEAFKAARAGGVIGFIGIEYGAGANITFDANEFHFKKLQLRASHASPALYFPKCIDLLKSGAVDGDALISHTFSLDAFPDAVKSLHEDRGSAIKMVMVNE from the coding sequence TTGAGAACTAAAGCGTGGTACGCCAAGGCGCCTTTTCAGTTTGAGCTTCGCGAGGACGTGCTTGGTGAAATTAGCGAGGACGAAGTGTTGATTCAAGTCAAAGCCTGCGGCATATGCGGGACGGACATGACAAGCGTGAAATCGGCCGCGACGAATTGGGAAGCTATCGGCCATGAGATTGCTGGAGTTATCGTCCGAAAAGGAGCGCGTGTCGACCATGTCTCGATAGGCAGTTCGGTGACGCTGGAGACGAGCACGTTCTGCCGAGAATGCGACTTGTGCCGTGACGGCCGATACGATTTATGCAATAAGGGACCGAGCTTTTGGGGACGAAATTTCTCCATGGGCTTCTCTGAATATATCGTGGCACCGAAGGAAGTCGTCGTGCCGTACGAGGGGCTGTCGTTCGCGGTTGCGTCACTCGTCGAGCCGCTTGGCGTGGCGATGGACTTGATTGAAACGGTTGATGTCCGCTTGGGCGACGACGTGCTGGTGCTGGGTCTTGGGCCGATCGGCCTGATGGCGCTTCGCTTAGCGAAGCTTCGCGGCGCACGGAAGATCTACGCGGCAGCCCGTTCCCACTCAGTCAAACGTATCGAAACGGCGCTCGCGTTCGGCGCTGACGAGATCATCTATACAGACAAGACACCTCTCGAATCGCTTCCCTTTGATCGAGGCGGAGTGGACCGAATACTCGTCTCAGCGCCACCGGTAGTCATTCCGGAGGCATTCAAAGCTGCGAGGGCAGGCGGCGTGATCGGCTTCATCGGCATCGAATACGGTGCTGGAGCAAACATCACTTTCGACGCGAACGAGTTTCATTTCAAGAAGCTGCAGCTGCGGGCATCCCATGCTTCACCTGCACTGTACTTCCCGAAATGCATTGATCTGTTGAAGTCGGGCGCGGTCGATGGCGACGCGTTGATCTCGCATACGTTCTCGCTCGACGCGTTCCCAGACGCTGTGAAATCGCTGCATGAAGATCGTGGTTCGGCGATCAAGATGGTCATGGTCAACGAATAG
- a CDS encoding S-adenosylmethionine:tRNA ribosyltransferase-isomerase — protein sequence MSVNAKMNTFHVPEMLNAAAPPERRGVRRDHVKMLVLNKRTGDVSHSLFYRLDEYLQAGDLLVLNTSRTIPAVLRGTWRRNGIELSGGVEVRLARRMNEYAWNALVVSADVRPVPGDTFEFTPQLTAKVTEGTMKSLVTLAFSLRGEQLTDHLYAHAEPIRYEYISHPWELDYYQTVYAAAPGSVEMPSAGRAFSWELLFKLKRQGVRIAYVQLHTGLSYSLEEDGHPDPRDNYEQYEVPMETVEAIVQTRKDGGRVIAVGTTVVRALESAAGKEGEPNAGSGWTNMMIDASTPLQVVDGLISGFHEPEASHLELLSAFIDPGLLYEAYQEAIERGYLWHEFGDMNVIM from the coding sequence ATGAGCGTGAACGCTAAAATGAATACGTTTCATGTGCCGGAGATGTTGAACGCTGCTGCGCCGCCTGAACGAAGAGGTGTCCGCCGTGATCATGTGAAGATGCTTGTATTGAACAAGCGGACGGGCGATGTGTCGCATTCCTTATTTTATCGGCTTGATGAATATTTGCAGGCGGGGGACCTGCTTGTGCTGAATACGAGCCGCACGATCCCTGCCGTATTGAGAGGAACATGGAGAAGGAACGGAATCGAACTCAGCGGTGGGGTAGAGGTGCGGCTTGCCCGTCGAATGAATGAATATGCATGGAATGCGCTTGTGGTTTCTGCTGATGTGAGACCAGTTCCCGGTGATACGTTCGAGTTTACTCCTCAGTTGACTGCGAAGGTGACGGAGGGCACGATGAAGTCTTTGGTCACTCTAGCATTCTCGCTGCGGGGAGAACAGCTGACAGATCATTTATACGCCCATGCCGAACCTATTCGGTACGAATATATTTCTCATCCGTGGGAACTGGATTATTATCAGACTGTATATGCTGCCGCGCCTGGTTCCGTCGAAATGCCGTCCGCAGGCAGGGCGTTCAGCTGGGAGCTGCTCTTCAAGCTGAAACGCCAAGGCGTCCGCATCGCTTACGTGCAGCTGCACACGGGCCTTAGCTATTCGCTCGAAGAAGACGGTCATCCGGATCCGAGGGACAATTATGAACAATACGAGGTGCCGATGGAAACGGTGGAAGCCATTGTTCAGACGAGGAAAGACGGAGGCAGGGTGATTGCAGTAGGTACGACAGTCGTTAGGGCACTGGAGTCGGCAGCAGGCAAGGAAGGTGAGCCGAATGCTGGGTCTGGGTGGACGAATATGATGATTGATGCTTCTACACCGCTTCAAGTCGTTGACGGATTGATCAGCGGATTTCATGAGCCGGAAGCAAGCCATCTCGAGCTGCTGTCTGCTTTTATCGACCCTGGCTTGTTGTACGAGGCCTATCAGGAAGCAATCGAGCGCGGCTACTTGTGGCATGAGTTTGGGGATATGAACGTTATTATGTAA
- a CDS encoding response regulator, translating into MTIKLLLADDHAMVRKGLHVFLGTQTDMTLVGEAATGLEVLEKAALLQPDIVLMDLNMPVLNGIEAAKRLKSSHPDIKVIVLTSFSDQDHVLPAIRAGARGYLLKDVEPDELAQAIRRVFQGQVELHPSVTGQLMDIMAAPDLAFSQSASPAVDPFAELTKREREVLLLITRGRSNKEIGDSLSITEKTVKTHVSHLLDKLGLADRTQAAIFAVKQGLAE; encoded by the coding sequence ATGACAATCAAACTGCTTCTTGCCGACGATCATGCGATGGTTCGCAAAGGGCTTCACGTATTTCTTGGCACCCAAACCGACATGACCTTGGTAGGGGAGGCGGCAACTGGCTTGGAGGTACTCGAGAAGGCAGCTCTGCTGCAGCCCGATATCGTGCTGATGGATTTGAACATGCCGGTTCTGAACGGAATTGAAGCAGCCAAACGGTTGAAAAGCTCGCATCCGGACATCAAGGTCATTGTCCTTACCTCGTTCTCCGATCAGGATCATGTGCTGCCCGCCATTCGCGCCGGGGCTCGCGGATATCTGCTCAAAGATGTCGAGCCGGATGAGTTGGCGCAAGCCATCCGGCGTGTTTTCCAAGGCCAGGTGGAGCTTCATCCCAGCGTGACCGGTCAGTTGATGGACATCATGGCTGCTCCAGATCTGGCTTTCTCGCAATCAGCTTCGCCTGCGGTTGACCCATTTGCAGAACTGACGAAGCGCGAGCGTGAAGTGCTGCTGCTCATTACCAGGGGCAGAAGCAACAAAGAAATCGGCGACTCGCTCTCCATCACCGAGAAGACGGTCAAAACCCACGTCAGCCATCTGCTCGATAAGCTGGGATTGGCTGATCGCACTCAGGCTGCCATCTTCGCCGTGAAGCAGGGGCTGGCGGAATAA
- a CDS encoding GNAT family N-acetyltransferase yields MPLEHYSIQELSSTDLTSDLLKHFNRYQEVRRCLRQENGEWVLKDIAFTEQWVEALKEEIVRVDLMNCILAGGIVWGVYDSGNQMIAFASLLQGLFGSSKDYLQLMQIHVSFEHRNKGLGKKLFERCADKARVMGARKLYISAHSSEESQLFYARIGCVDAVEINKKLAEYEPYDRQMEYALYS; encoded by the coding sequence ATGCCGCTGGAACATTATTCAATACAAGAATTATCCTCCACGGACTTAACATCTGATTTATTGAAGCACTTTAATCGATATCAAGAGGTTCGTCGCTGCTTAAGACAAGAAAACGGGGAATGGGTGCTCAAAGATATTGCTTTTACAGAACAGTGGGTTGAGGCTCTTAAAGAAGAGATTGTTCGTGTGGATTTGATGAATTGCATACTTGCAGGTGGAATCGTGTGGGGGGTATACGATAGCGGCAATCAGATGATTGCATTCGCAAGCCTCTTGCAAGGCTTGTTCGGAAGCAGCAAGGATTACTTGCAGCTGATGCAGATTCATGTCTCCTTCGAGCACCGAAATAAAGGATTAGGAAAGAAGCTGTTCGAGCGATGCGCCGACAAAGCAAGAGTAATGGGAGCGCGTAAATTATATATTTCGGCCCATTCATCGGAAGAGTCCCAATTGTTCTATGCGAGAATCGGATGCGTAGATGCTGTCGAGATAAATAAGAAATTAGCCGAATACGAGCCTTACGATCGTCAAATGGAATATGCACTCTATTCATGA
- a CDS encoding GAF domain-containing sensor histidine kinase: MTKDPRIHELITLKTIAETLNQPGELSPMLTLVLEKLLGLTGLTSGWIFLSDGLSEYVFAADYGLPPALLYKDKQPMRAGRCWCMDRYKDGKLNNAVNIMSCKRLEDAGDYNWGDTRGITHHATVPLRSGNRKVGVLNVAAPGKNHFSDEELALLQAVAFQIGGAVERMRLYTAEQRRADLFERLGTFSRSLRVATMTHSDSVQLGEQAVSLVAAHFEWTFAAVIERVGDDFIMRACHSHGRLNNEPVHLQPEAAEWLRHIGEKQPISSATGNEAAALGKQWGLPPLALASLMAVHVPNTGLNMPWIIVVCNEKESGHFDIESEVLVALGEHFAVALDSASLEANRRELARLDERNRLARDLHDSVCQMLFSLSMTAKGTESLLTAAGQEMEAARLAVKDMQSLSKQALKEMRELIMQLRPAGLETGLVTALKRYGEKLGLRVNTQLSGVLELHRSIEEALWRIGQEALNNVCKHAGVSEVDVCLELTVDQAILCISDHGRGIERASKQSRHESLGLITMQERTEALGGRFNVRSARRKGTVVEAVIPLPTINHSG; the protein is encoded by the coding sequence TTGACCAAGGATCCGCGGATTCATGAGCTCATCACCCTCAAAACAATAGCTGAGACGCTCAATCAACCGGGAGAGCTGTCCCCCATGCTTACTCTTGTACTTGAAAAATTGCTGGGGCTAACCGGACTTACGTCAGGCTGGATTTTTCTGTCTGACGGCCTTTCGGAGTATGTTTTTGCCGCAGATTACGGGCTGCCCCCAGCCTTGCTATATAAGGATAAACAGCCGATGCGTGCCGGCCGATGCTGGTGCATGGACCGGTACAAAGACGGAAAGCTGAACAATGCCGTTAATATCATGAGCTGCAAAAGGTTGGAAGACGCCGGCGATTACAACTGGGGAGACACGCGGGGTATTACCCACCATGCGACAGTTCCGCTTCGGTCGGGAAACCGCAAGGTAGGGGTATTGAATGTTGCGGCGCCGGGAAAAAATCATTTCTCCGATGAGGAGCTGGCACTGCTGCAAGCGGTCGCCTTCCAAATCGGCGGCGCAGTTGAACGCATGCGTCTGTATACGGCTGAGCAGCGCCGAGCGGATTTGTTCGAACGGCTTGGCACGTTCAGCCGGTCGCTTAGAGTAGCAACGATGACGCATTCCGACTCCGTCCAGCTCGGTGAGCAGGCTGTCTCCCTGGTTGCTGCACATTTCGAATGGACATTCGCAGCTGTCATAGAACGTGTCGGAGATGACTTCATCATGCGTGCATGCCACTCGCATGGCCGCCTGAATAACGAGCCAGTGCATCTCCAGCCCGAAGCTGCTGAATGGCTCCGTCATATCGGTGAAAAACAGCCTATATCCAGCGCTACCGGGAATGAAGCAGCTGCGCTAGGCAAGCAGTGGGGGCTTCCGCCGCTTGCGCTTGCGTCACTGATGGCTGTACATGTACCAAACACGGGTTTGAACATGCCGTGGATTATCGTTGTCTGCAATGAAAAAGAAAGCGGACACTTTGACATCGAAAGTGAAGTGCTTGTTGCGCTTGGTGAGCATTTCGCTGTTGCGCTAGACAGTGCAAGTCTTGAGGCAAACCGCCGGGAGCTGGCCCGGCTGGACGAGCGCAATCGGTTGGCACGCGATTTGCACGATTCGGTGTGCCAAATGCTGTTTTCTTTGTCCATGACAGCCAAAGGGACCGAAAGCTTACTAACCGCAGCCGGACAGGAGATGGAGGCAGCGAGGCTGGCGGTCAAAGATATGCAGTCTCTCTCCAAGCAGGCGCTGAAGGAGATGCGGGAGCTTATTATGCAGCTGCGGCCGGCAGGACTCGAAACGGGTCTGGTTACTGCCTTGAAGAGGTACGGGGAGAAGCTCGGACTTCGCGTGAACACGCAGTTGTCCGGTGTTCTTGAGCTTCATCGTTCGATTGAAGAAGCATTGTGGCGGATCGGCCAGGAAGCACTGAACAATGTATGCAAGCATGCAGGCGTCTCCGAGGTGGACGTTTGCCTGGAGCTTACCGTTGATCAAGCGATATTGTGCATCTCCGATCACGGACGAGGCATCGAGAGAGCGAGCAAACAATCACGGCATGAGTCACTCGGCTTGATTACTATGCAGGAGCGGACCGAAGCTCTGGGCGGGCGCTTTAACGTAAGAAGTGCACGAAGAAAAGGTACGGTTGTCGAAGCAGTGATTCCGCTTCCAACGATAAACCATTCAGGCTGA
- a CDS encoding Crp/Fnr family transcriptional regulator, which produces MSQKILEHVPHIVDLFPVLSEITETDWGQEGIDLVELQPNLVIEEGQFLEYAVMVLDGSIRMYKISSSGREITMYRIYGGECCPLMTTSILGESQYEASACIEKPTMVLAIPVRIFRDWTDEYKGFRQFIFKMIAKRFVLMSNLLDSINFKSIRGRLAEYLLQAIPIEQNAINATHDLLANEIGSAREVVSRTLKMLEKEKIIEQTRGKISIVDRSALEQYLEL; this is translated from the coding sequence GTGAGCCAAAAAATACTTGAACATGTCCCGCACATCGTTGACCTGTTTCCGGTTTTATCGGAGATAACCGAAACAGACTGGGGACAAGAAGGCATTGACCTCGTTGAATTACAGCCGAACCTCGTCATTGAGGAAGGGCAATTTCTTGAATATGCGGTGATGGTTCTCGATGGCAGCATTCGCATGTATAAAATCAGTTCTAGCGGCAGGGAAATAACGATGTACAGAATTTATGGCGGTGAATGCTGCCCGCTCATGACTACGAGTATCTTAGGCGAATCCCAGTACGAAGCCTCAGCTTGCATTGAGAAGCCGACAATGGTTTTAGCTATCCCGGTTCGAATTTTTCGGGATTGGACGGACGAATATAAAGGTTTTCGACAATTTATATTTAAGATGATAGCAAAGAGGTTTGTACTTATGTCAAACTTACTGGACAGTATTAACTTTAAATCCATTCGCGGCAGGCTCGCTGAATATTTACTACAGGCAATCCCTATTGAGCAAAATGCCATTAACGCGACTCATGATCTGCTGGCTAATGAAATCGGTTCTGCGCGTGAAGTCGTTAGTCGTACACTTAAGATGCTGGAGAAAGAAAAGATAATTGAACAAACCCGTGGAAAGATCTCCATCGTGGATCGTTCAGCGTTAGAGCAATACCTCGAGCTATAA
- a CDS encoding alpha/beta hydrolase, giving the protein MNTRITGVIHTEGDDLFYKITGDGLPLIMIPGGGGDGDSFLPLADELAGKFKVITYDRRANARSTANQPGNFSITQHSRDVLAVLNAVGEESAYVLGNSSGGVIAMELVKNFPDAVRMAIIHEPPLANFADDPARWLKFFDDCYQVAVSKGSAKAATKFGMGVMGRKTIAPLLSDIRLKLYLLREPKQPGVAPMPQSLADDIFIKQELIQVTSYIPDLEALRTYKDKLIFAAGDWTVKHKVWFAEVAQKLAHETDSTFVTLPGAHVSFMDKARKWAEILEVCYTEPRK; this is encoded by the coding sequence GTGAATACAAGAATAACTGGCGTAATTCATACAGAAGGTGACGATTTATTTTATAAAATAACCGGAGACGGCCTTCCATTAATTATGATTCCGGGCGGCGGCGGTGACGGCGATTCGTTTCTCCCGCTAGCAGATGAGCTTGCAGGCAAATTTAAAGTGATCACCTATGACCGGAGAGCAAATGCAAGGAGCACTGCTAACCAGCCGGGCAACTTCTCGATCACTCAGCACAGCCGGGATGTGCTTGCCGTGCTTAACGCAGTAGGAGAAGAATCAGCTTATGTACTAGGGAACAGCAGCGGCGGCGTTATTGCGATGGAGCTTGTTAAGAATTTCCCGGATGCGGTGCGCATGGCGATTATCCATGAACCGCCGCTCGCCAACTTTGCAGATGACCCTGCGAGATGGCTGAAATTCTTCGATGATTGTTATCAAGTGGCTGTAAGCAAGGGCTCTGCTAAAGCCGCAACTAAATTCGGAATGGGTGTGATGGGGCGTAAGACAATTGCTCCATTGCTATCAGATATTAGGTTGAAGTTATATTTATTAAGAGAGCCAAAGCAGCCGGGGGTAGCCCCAATGCCTCAAAGTCTCGCAGATGATATTTTTATAAAGCAAGAGTTAATTCAAGTAACGAGTTACATTCCTGATTTGGAAGCTCTGCGCACATACAAGGATAAACTGATATTTGCGGCAGGAGACTGGACGGTTAAACATAAAGTCTGGTTCGCAGAAGTTGCTCAAAAATTAGCTCATGAAACTGACAGCACATTCGTTACCTTGCCTGGCGCACATGTTTCGTTTATGGATAAAGCTCGAAAATGGGCGGAGATCTTGGAAGTCTGCTATACCGAACCGAGAAAATAG
- a CDS encoding SRPBCC family protein gives METSNGLKVTVETVIQVPVAKVWKYWTEPDHITKWYQPSADWHAPRAENDLRVGGNFLTRMEARDGSMGFDFSGIYDEVKLHETISYTLGDGRKVDIAFVDQGDATKLIEIFDAETMHPVEFQQAGWQAIIDNFKRYVEESER, from the coding sequence ATGGAAACAAGTAATGGATTGAAAGTAACCGTGGAAACCGTCATTCAAGTCCCGGTGGCTAAAGTATGGAAGTATTGGACCGAACCTGACCACATCACGAAGTGGTATCAACCTTCAGCGGATTGGCATGCGCCAAGAGCGGAGAATGATTTGCGAGTCGGCGGCAATTTCCTGACAAGGATGGAAGCAAGGGACGGCAGCATGGGCTTTGATTTTAGCGGGATATACGATGAAGTGAAGCTGCATGAGACGATTTCTTATACGCTGGGAGACGGGCGGAAGGTGGATATTGCTTTTGTTGATCAAGGCGACGCTACGAAGCTCATTGAAATCTTCGACGCCGAGACCATGCACCCCGTTGAATTCCAGCAGGCGGGCTGGCAAGCGATTATAGACAATTTCAAACGATATGTCGAAGAATCCGAGAGATAG
- a CDS encoding ABC transporter ATP-binding protein, whose amino-acid sequence MLRRFFSYYRPYKGLFFLDFSCAVVAGLLELGFPLAVSKFIDDLLPNGNWKMIVLASIGLLGIYALNTVLNYIVTYWGHMLGINIETDMRWKMFDHIQKLSFRFFDNHKTGHLVGRVTNDLNDIGEIAHHGPEDIFIAIMTLAGSFTLMAYINLELALLTFIIIPFMAWLIIMFGGRMTTTYRRLFGNVGSFNARIEENVGGIRVVQSFANEEHEKKLFSVDNSNFRETKLLAYKTMAKSFSVSYMLMRLITIFVMVCGAWFYIDGRIELGEFMGFLLLSNIFFRPIEKINSVIESYPKGIAGFKRYVEIIDMEPDIQDAKDAVEAHSLKGEIRFENVSFGYEQNRDVLKGVDLAVRAGETVAFVGPSGAGKTTICSLLPRFYDVTGGRITVDGKDIRSLTLKSLRRNIGIVQQDVFLFSGSIRENIAYGDLKATDEQIWEAARRASLEAMIQQLPEGMDTIIGERGVKLSGGQKQRMAIARMFLKNPPILILDEATSALDTETEAAIQQSLAELSVGRTTLVIAHRLATIKNADRIIVVDESGIAEQGNHRDLIESGGIYSRLHQAQYQHA is encoded by the coding sequence ATGCTTCGTAGGTTTTTCTCATACTATCGCCCTTACAAAGGTTTATTCTTTCTCGATTTTTCTTGTGCGGTTGTCGCGGGTTTATTAGAGCTTGGCTTTCCGCTTGCGGTCAGCAAATTTATCGACGATCTGTTGCCGAATGGCAACTGGAAGATGATCGTGCTAGCGAGTATCGGATTATTAGGCATCTATGCACTCAACACGGTGCTGAACTACATCGTCACCTATTGGGGACATATGCTAGGCATCAATATTGAAACCGATATGCGCTGGAAAATGTTCGACCATATTCAGAAGCTATCGTTCCGCTTCTTCGACAACCATAAGACCGGTCATCTCGTGGGACGGGTCACGAACGACTTGAACGACATCGGGGAGATCGCGCATCATGGGCCGGAAGATATTTTCATCGCTATTATGACGCTCGCGGGCTCCTTTACGCTGATGGCCTACATCAACCTGGAGCTGGCCTTACTCACGTTCATCATCATTCCGTTCATGGCTTGGCTGATCATCATGTTTGGAGGCCGCATGACAACCACGTATCGGCGGTTGTTCGGAAACGTGGGAAGCTTCAACGCCCGCATCGAAGAGAACGTAGGCGGCATTCGCGTCGTGCAATCGTTCGCGAACGAAGAACACGAGAAGAAGTTATTCTCCGTTGACAACAGCAATTTCCGCGAGACGAAGCTGCTCGCCTACAAGACGATGGCTAAGAGCTTCTCGGTCAGCTATATGCTGATGCGTCTCATTACGATATTTGTTATGGTATGCGGGGCGTGGTTCTACATCGACGGTAGAATCGAGCTAGGCGAGTTTATGGGGTTCCTGCTCCTATCGAACATCTTCTTCCGTCCGATTGAGAAAATTAACTCTGTCATTGAGAGCTATCCGAAGGGGATCGCCGGATTCAAACGCTACGTTGAAATTATCGATATGGAGCCGGATATTCAGGACGCCAAGGATGCCGTCGAAGCTCACTCGCTGAAGGGAGAAATCCGCTTCGAGAATGTATCGTTCGGCTATGAGCAGAACCGTGATGTGCTGAAGGGCGTCGATCTTGCCGTTCGAGCGGGGGAGACGGTTGCTTTCGTTGGTCCTTCAGGCGCCGGGAAAACGACGATCTGCAGCTTGCTGCCGCGTTTTTATGATGTCACCGGAGGTCGCATTACCGTTGACGGCAAAGATATCCGCAGCCTGACGCTGAAATCGCTTCGTAGAAATATCGGCATCGTGCAGCAGGACGTATTCCTGTTCTCCGGCTCGATCCGCGAAAACATTGCTTACGGTGACCTGAAGGCGACGGATGAACAGATTTGGGAGGCAGCCAGACGGGCCTCGCTGGAGGCCATGATTCAGCAGCTGCCGGAAGGCATGGACACGATCATCGGCGAACGCGGCGTCAAACTGTCCGGAGGACAGAAGCAGCGGATGGCGATCGCACGGATGTTCTTGAAGAACCCGCCTATTCTTATTCTGGACGAAGCGACGTCGGCGCTGGACACCGAAACCGAAGCGGCAATCCAGCAGTCGCTGGCCGAACTGTCAGTTGGCCGAACGACGCTCGTCATCGCGCACAGATTGGCTACGATTAAGAACGCGGACCGCATTATCGTCGTTGACGAGAGCGGTATCGCGGAGCAAGGCAATCACCGAGACCTGATCGAGTCCGGCGGCATTTACAGCAGACTTCATCAAGCACAGTATCAGCATGCATAA
- a CDS encoding VOC family protein, with amino-acid sequence MTVDVNSTNKLSEEFNERVVTKIARICFTYIPVTDVRRSAVWYEEVLGFKPDLVWETHAILQPDLQLLRTDAPVVQNMVDGKALPRTAYFSDDINGYYKYLNERGVRTEEIIEEGECGWHFELEDPDGNRITIWQARY; translated from the coding sequence ATGACTGTTGACGTAAACTCTACAAACAAATTAAGCGAGGAATTCAACGAAAGAGTCGTTACTAAAATAGCTCGTATTTGCTTTACGTACATACCGGTAACAGACGTTAGACGTTCCGCCGTGTGGTATGAGGAGGTTCTTGGTTTTAAGCCTGACCTCGTTTGGGAGACACATGCCATATTGCAACCTGATCTTCAATTGCTCAGAACGGACGCGCCAGTGGTTCAAAACATGGTGGATGGCAAAGCGCTTCCTAGAACTGCTTATTTCTCCGATGACATAAACGGGTATTACAAGTATCTAAACGAACGTGGAGTTCGTACAGAGGAGATTATTGAGGAAGGCGAATGTGGTTGGCACTTTGAGTTAGAAGACCCTGATGGAAATCGAATCACTATTTGGCAGGCAAGATACTAA
- a CDS encoding SDR family NAD(P)-dependent oxidoreductase: MLGLQGKTVMITGASKGLGKALALKFAQYGARLAISARGESLLTQTKRELEALGAEVLAVAGDMSVSRDVERFVAAAEAAYGGIDVLVNNASILGPSPMPLLLDYPEEDYAEVLRVNAIGPFLVTRRVIVGMLVRGSGSVINVTSEAGHTGYSGWGAYGISKFAVEGLTETWADELQETEVRVNMVDPGEMDTDMHALAVPDCDYELADPSRATDVFLYLASNKAIGVNGRRFEAQQFEWPEGDGEDERER, from the coding sequence ATGTTAGGCTTACAAGGAAAAACGGTGATGATTACAGGCGCTTCTAAAGGATTGGGAAAAGCGCTCGCGCTCAAATTTGCTCAGTATGGAGCTAGATTAGCGATTTCGGCAAGGGGAGAATCCCTTCTCACGCAGACCAAGCGAGAGCTGGAGGCACTTGGAGCGGAGGTGCTCGCGGTCGCAGGGGATATGTCCGTATCTCGTGATGTGGAACGGTTCGTAGCTGCGGCGGAAGCTGCTTATGGCGGAATCGATGTATTGGTCAACAACGCGTCCATCCTGGGTCCAAGTCCGATGCCGCTTCTGCTTGATTATCCGGAAGAGGATTATGCCGAAGTGCTGCGAGTGAATGCGATCGGCCCGTTCCTTGTTACACGCCGCGTTATCGTGGGAATGCTGGTGCGTGGAAGCGGTTCGGTCATCAATGTAACATCCGAGGCAGGGCACACGGGCTATTCTGGCTGGGGGGCTTATGGAATATCCAAGTTTGCAGTCGAAGGCTTGACGGAAACATGGGCGGACGAATTGCAGGAGACCGAGGTCCGCGTCAATATGGTAGATCCCGGTGAGATGGATACGGATATGCATGCTTTGGCCGTTCCGGACTGTGACTATGAGCTTGCAGATCCGAGCAGAGCAACGGACGTGTTTCTATATTTGGCATCCAATAAAGCCATAGGTGTCAATGGCAGACGGTTTGAGGCTCAGCAATTCGAATGGCCGGAAGGAGATGGAGAAGATGAGCGTGAACGCTAA
- a CDS encoding VOC family protein: MRVHHYSIEVRDLNQSSDFYENILGFKEESRMHLNGERVLFLTLGAARLELVQPESPAEASPPSSRMHLAFEVVDLNPLLDRMLHAGCEIVEGPIRLDMGWSCVFLTGPDGEMLEFIQI; encoded by the coding sequence ATGAGAGTACACCATTATTCTATTGAAGTACGGGATTTGAATCAATCTAGCGACTTCTATGAGAATATTCTTGGATTCAAGGAGGAGTCACGGATGCATCTAAATGGGGAGCGCGTGCTATTCCTTACCTTAGGAGCTGCTCGATTGGAGCTGGTTCAGCCCGAATCACCCGCAGAGGCGAGTCCCCCCTCTTCGCGAATGCATTTGGCATTCGAAGTAGTGGATCTGAATCCCTTACTCGATCGTATGCTGCATGCAGGCTGTGAGATTGTGGAAGGACCAATCCGGCTGGACATGGGATGGAGCTGCGTCTTTTTGACCGGACCGGACGGCGAAATGCTTGAGTTTATCCAGATCTGA